One genomic segment of Desmodus rotundus isolate HL8 chromosome 5, HLdesRot8A.1, whole genome shotgun sequence includes these proteins:
- the TMEM258 gene encoding dolichyl-diphosphooligosaccharide--protein glycosyltransferase subunit TMEM258 — protein sequence MELEAMSRYTSPVNPAVFPHLTVVLLAIGMFFTAWFFVYEVTSTKYTRDIYKELLISLVASLFMGFGVLFLLLWVGIYV from the exons ATG GAGCTCGAGGCCATGAGCAGATACACCAGCCCAGTGAACCCAGCTGTCTTCCCCCATCTGACCGTGGTACTGTTGGCCATTGGCATGTTCTTCACCGCCTGGTTCTTCGT TTATGAGGTCACCTCCACCAAGTACACTCGGGACATCTACAAAGAGCTCCTCATCTCCTTGGTGGCCTCGCTCTTCATGGGCTTTGGGgtcctcttccttctgctctgggtCGGCATCTACGTGTGA
- the FEN1 gene encoding flap endonuclease 1: MGIQGLAKLIADVAPSAIRERDIKSYFGRKVAVDASMSIYQFLIAVRHGGDVLQNEEGETTSHLMGMFYRTIRMIENGIKPVYVFDGKPPQLKSGELAKRSERRAEAEKQLQQAQDVGAEEDVEKYTKRLVKVTKQHNDECKRLLSLMGIPYLDAPSEAEASCAALVKAGKVYAAATEDMDCLTFGSPVLMRHLTASEAKKLPIQEFHLSRILQELGLNQEQFVDLCILLGSDYCESIRGIGPKRAVDLIQKHKSIEEIVRRLDPTKYPVPENWLHKEAQQLFLEPEVLDAESVELKWSEPKEEELVKFMCGEKQFSEERIRSGVKRLSKSRQGSTQGRLEDFFKVTGSLSSAKRKEPEPKGSAKKKAKTGAAGKFKRGK, from the coding sequence ATGGGTATTCAAGGCCTGGCCAAACTGAttgctgatgtggcccccagtgccATCCGGGAGCGTGACATCAAGAGCTACTTCGGCCGTAAGGTGGCTGTCGACGCCTCCATGAGCATCTATCAGTTCCTGATTGCCGTTCGCCACGGCGGGGATGTGCTGCAGAATGAGGAGGGTGAGACCACCAGCCACCTGATGGGCATGTTCTACCGCACCATCCGCATGATAGAGAATGGCATCAAGCCCGTGTACGTCTTTGACGGCAAGCCTCCACAGCTGAAGTCGGGTGAGCTGGCCAAACGCAGTGAGCGGCGGGCCGAGGCCGAGAAGCAGCTGCAGCAGGCTCAGGATGTTGGGGCCGAGGAGGACGTAGAGAAGTATACAAAGCGGCTGGTGAAGGTCACCAAGCAACATAACGATGAGTGCAAGCGTCTACTGAGCCTCATGGGCATCCCGTACCTTGATGCACCCAGTGAGGCAGAGGCCAGCTGTGCAGCCCTGGTGAAGGCTGGCAAAGTCTACGCGGCAGCCACAGAGGACATGGATTGCCTGACCTTCGGCAGCCCTGTGCTAATGCGGCACCTGACCGCCAGTGAGGCCAAGAAGCTGCCCATCCAGGAATTTCACCTGAGCCGGATTCTGCAGGAGCTGGGCCTGAACCAGGAGCAGTTTGTGGACCTGTGCATCCTGCTGGGCAGTGACTACTGTGAGAGCATTCGGGGCATCGGGCCCAAGCGGGCCGTGGACCTCATCCAGAAGCACAAGAGCATCGAGGAGATTGTGCGCCGACTTGATCCCACCAAGTACCCCGTGCCAGAAAATTGGCTCCACAAGGAGGCCCAGCAGCTCTTCCTAGAGCCTGAGGTGCTGGACGCGGAATCTGTGGAGCTGAAGTGGAGCGAGCCAAAGGAAGAGGAGCTCGTCAAATTCATGTGTGGTGAAAAGCAGTTCTCTGAGGAGCGGATTCGCAGTGGCGTCAAGCGGCTGAGCAAGAGCCGCCAAGGCAGCACCCAGGGCCGCCTGGAAGATTTCTTCAAGGTGACCGGCTCGCTCTCTTCGGCTAAGCGCAAGGAGCCAGAACCCAAGGGATCTGCTAAGAAGAAGGCAAAGACTGGGGCAGCAGGGAAGTTCAAAAGGGGGAAATAA